One Heterodontus francisci isolate sHetFra1 unplaced genomic scaffold, sHetFra1.hap1 HAP1_SCAFFOLD_188, whole genome shotgun sequence genomic region harbors:
- the LOC137360360 gene encoding probable G-protein coupled receptor 139, translating into MDRSLSSDFYYLSACNDWYTLDDGILYALAIIQYNYYPFLAIVGVPVNLLTIGILTQRKCGLSKCVTRYLVAMSAADLLVIILDLMLRQIPIVYWGQFQFLRSIPVCNIHAVLLYAATDCSVWFTVTFTFDRFVAICCQKLKCKYCSEKTAAVALGTVTVLSCLKDIFWYFMLSGRYWLMNAPWFCSVPRDVQMSRVWVTIEFLHHILTPGLPFVVILLLNALTDRNILVSSRVRRRLRANSTGETRQDAQMESRRKSIILLLVISANFILLWTALMVLSIWTRMWNLTSVSFSARPPRFLQELGFMLQLLSCCTNTAIYAVTQTQFREQLKNALKYPFTQLLN; encoded by the exons atggacaggagtttatcctcggattttTACTATCTTTCTGCATGTAATGATTGGTACACATTAGACGatgggatcctgtatgcacttgcgaTAATTCAATATAATTACTATCCATTCCTGGCTATTgtaggtgtccctg ttaacttgctgacgattgggatcctgactcagaggaagtgcggtctctccaaatgtgtcactcgctacctggtggccatgtcagcggcggatctactggtcattatcctggacctgatgttGAGAcagattcccattgtttattggggacagtttcagttcctgcggtccatccccgtgtgtaatatccacgccgtcctgctttacgcagccacagactgttctgtctggttcactgtcactttcacttttgatcgatttgtagctatttgttgccagaagctgaaatgtaaatattgcagcgagaaaacggctgctgtggctctgggaacagtgactgtgctgagctgtttaaaggacatcttctggtattttatgttatcaGGTCGTTATTGGCTGATGAACGCCCCCTGGTTTTGTTCTGTACCAAGGGATGTTCAGATGTCTCGTGTCTGGGTAACAATCGAATtcctccatcacattctaaccccggggctaccatttgtggtgattctgctgctcaatgctctcaccgacagaaacattttagtgagcagcagagtacgcaggagactccgggctaacAGCACTGGGGAGACTCGCCAAGACGcgcagatggagagccgaaggaaatccattattttactgctagttatctcggccaatttcattcTGTTGTGGACAGCGTTAATGGTGCTTTCCATATGGACACGGATGTGGAATTTGACGTCGGTGTCTTTCTCTGCCCGTCCACCTCGTTTTCtgcaggaattgggcttcatgctgcagctcctgagttgctgcacaaacactgcgatttatgccgtgacccagactcagttcagagagcagttgaagaatgcgctgaaatatccctttacccaGTTGTTGAATTAA